A window of the Natronomonas salina genome harbors these coding sequences:
- a CDS encoding DUF7546 family protein: protein MFDRATRRVDALGDGDRRTLLYTAVVANTLVLLVLAYAIYSGRPVTSLWAYPVVWITVGAWALLRTSPAPTDARTRRVAAVVAVGYYLLLGFVGGLFGPSQGIATGLTVQVTDLPPGWNPAVLYGGETVQFAFIPYMAFGYAVLSYLVYATAIEAKSAVAGGLLGLFSCVSCTLPVVASVLGGFVGGAGALTAAASSLTYGAGTVVFVVTVLLLSYRPGFGLLQRDGR, encoded by the coding sequence ATGTTCGACCGCGCGACGCGTCGCGTCGACGCGCTCGGTGACGGCGACCGACGGACGCTGCTGTACACCGCCGTCGTCGCGAACACGCTCGTCCTCCTGGTCCTGGCCTACGCCATCTACTCCGGCCGACCGGTGACCAGCCTCTGGGCGTACCCGGTCGTCTGGATCACCGTTGGCGCGTGGGCGCTGCTCCGAACGTCGCCGGCGCCGACCGACGCCCGGACGAGGCGCGTCGCCGCGGTCGTCGCCGTCGGCTACTACCTTCTGCTGGGGTTCGTCGGCGGCCTGTTCGGCCCCTCCCAGGGTATCGCCACCGGGCTCACGGTCCAGGTCACCGACCTCCCCCCGGGCTGGAACCCGGCGGTCCTCTACGGCGGCGAGACCGTCCAGTTCGCGTTCATCCCGTACATGGCGTTCGGCTACGCGGTCCTCTCGTACCTCGTCTACGCGACGGCCATCGAGGCGAAGAGCGCGGTCGCGGGCGGGCTGCTGGGTCTGTTCTCCTGCGTCTCCTGTACGCTCCCGGTCGTGGCGTCGGTGCTCGGCGGCTTCGTCGGCGGGGCGGGCGCGCTCACCGCGGCCGCGTCGTCGCTGACCTACGGCGCAGGGACGGTCGTCTTCGTCGTGACGGTTCTCCTGCTCTCCTACCGGCCGGGATTCGGATTGCTCCAGCGCGACGGGCGGTAA
- the coxB gene encoding cytochrome c oxidase subunit II: MPEEWRAQAEVFSEIFWVFLVIGTLVGVVVVGYTLYHAYRGRDTAAKADDGFEPPVLGELPTGQSGAKSRKLFVSFGISAVIVISLVAYSYFLLLYVEEGPTHDVEGDSAEQLEVQVVGVQFSWQFVYPNGVQTYDELRVPQGEVIRLTVTSNDVWHNFGIPELRVKADSIPGQEQETWFLADETGNYTANCYELCGQGHSDMVGEVIVMENEAFYEWYESQASENSSDDSGAGNSTSDGSEAGNSTSDNSTANASGGESTPEGTETGSTPGGESNGSNTTGRQPAVRPAEVAAV; the protein is encoded by the coding sequence GTGCCGGAGGAGTGGCGGGCGCAGGCCGAGGTGTTCAGCGAGATCTTCTGGGTGTTCCTCGTCATCGGCACCCTCGTGGGGGTCGTCGTGGTCGGGTACACCCTGTACCACGCCTACAGGGGGCGCGACACCGCGGCGAAGGCCGACGACGGCTTCGAGCCGCCGGTGCTCGGCGAACTCCCGACGGGGCAATCCGGGGCGAAGAGCCGGAAGCTCTTCGTCTCCTTCGGCATCAGCGCCGTCATCGTCATCAGCCTCGTCGCGTACTCATACTTCCTGCTGCTGTACGTCGAGGAGGGGCCGACCCACGACGTCGAGGGTGACTCGGCCGAGCAACTCGAGGTCCAGGTCGTCGGCGTCCAGTTCAGCTGGCAGTTCGTCTATCCCAACGGCGTCCAGACCTACGACGAACTCCGCGTGCCGCAGGGGGAGGTGATCCGGTTGACGGTGACGTCGAACGACGTCTGGCACAACTTCGGGATCCCCGAGCTACGGGTGAAGGCCGACTCCATCCCCGGCCAGGAGCAGGAGACCTGGTTCCTCGCCGATGAGACGGGCAACTACACCGCCAACTGCTACGAGCTCTGCGGGCAGGGCCACTCCGACATGGTCGGCGAGGTGATCGTCATGGAGAACGAGGCGTTCTACGAGTGGTACGAGTCGCAGGCCTCGGAGAACTCCTCGGACGACTCCGGGGCAGGTAACTCCACGTCCGACGGCTCCGAGGCGGGGAACTCGACGTCCGATAACTCGACGGCCAATGCGAGCGGCGGCGAGTCGACTCCCGAGGGTACCGAGACTGGGTCGACGCCTGGCGGTGAGAGCAACGGGTCCAATACGACCGGACGTCAGCCGGCCGTCCGGCCCGCGGAGGTGGCGGCGGTATGA